A stretch of Aedes aegypti strain LVP_AGWG chromosome 2, AaegL5.0 Primary Assembly, whole genome shotgun sequence DNA encodes these proteins:
- the LOC5570741 gene encoding ubiquitin-conjugating enzyme E2 W isoform X1 has product MLNRFRVRKEKPYKSESISTTASTVIQDAAKDNRKLILDNSRWERRLQKELMSLIKEPPPGVTVDEESVSQNLTQWIINIDGVEGTLYEGEHFQLLFKFNNKYPFDSPEVTFIGSNIPVHPHVYSNGHICLSILTDDWSPALSVQSVCLSISSMLSSCREKRRPPDNGIYVKTCNKNPKKTKWWYHDDSV; this is encoded by the exons ATGTTGAATCGCTTTCGAGTCCGGAAGGAGAAACCGTACAAATCGGAGAGTATCTCCACGACGGCCAGCACCGTGATACAGGATGCGGCCAAAGACAATCGCAAGCTGATACTGGATAACAGCCGGTGGGAG CGACGGTTACAGAAAGAATTAATGTCCCTCATCAAAGAGCCCCCACCAGGAGTGACGGTGGACGAGGAGAGCGTTAGTCAAAATTTAACTCA GTGGATTATAAACATCGACGGCGTCGAAGGTACCCTGTACGAGGGTGAACATTTCCAGCTGttattcaaatttaacaataagTACCCATTCGACTCGCCTGAG GTCACGTTCATAGGTTCCAATATTCCCGTGCATCCGCACGTCTACTCAAACGGTCACATCTGCCTCTCGATCCTGACAGATGACTG GTCACCCGCGTTATCGGTGCAATCCGTGTGTCTCAGTATATCGTCGATGTTGAGCAGCTGTCGGGAGAAGCGACGTCCACCGGACAACGGCATCTACGTGAAAACCTGCAATAAGAACCCGAAGAAAACCAAGTGGTGGTATCATG